From the Primulina tabacum isolate GXHZ01 chromosome 15, ASM2559414v2, whole genome shotgun sequence genome, one window contains:
- the LOC142527088 gene encoding putative indole-3-pyruvate monooxygenase YUCCA7, with product MDHCDPPSMARKFDRDDYFSGRCIIVNGPVIVGAGPSGLAVCACLRKQEVPFVILEKDDCIASLWQNRTYDRLKLHLPKQFCELPFIPFPQNLPQYPTKHQFIGYLEDYAKHFKIDPRFNESVQSATYDETCGMWRVKTVKRNDSRVEYICRWLVVASGENAETVVPEFEGFEEFQGNVIHASDYKTGDVYRGKRVLVVGCGNSGMEICLDLCHHNAIPFMVVRSPVHVLPREILGKSTFELAVTLSKWMPLWIVDKILLSAATLILGSTQKYGLNRPSLGPLQLKNSEGKTPVLDTGTLSRIKSGDIKIVPGINKFLHGGGGVELVNGEVLEIDTVILATGYTSNVPSWLKENELFSGDGFPNGWKGKSGLYAVGFSRKGISGAAIDAIKVAQDINKMWRKETKQKNHSIGVSCHQRC from the exons ATGGACCATTGTGATCCACCGAGCATGGCTCGAAAATTCGATCGAGATGACTATTTTTCGGGTCGTTGCATAATCGTGAACGGTCCGGTCATTGTAGGCGCAGGCCCCTCAGGTCTAGCGGTCTGTGCTTGCCTTAGGAAACAAGAAGTCCCCTTTGTGATTCTTGAAAAAGATGACTGCATTGCCTCGCTGTGGCAGAACCGGACGTATGATCGTCTGAAGCTTCATCTTCCTAAGCAGTTCTGCGAGCTTCCCTTCATCCCTTTTCCTCAGAACCTGCCGCAATACCCCACGAAACATCAGTTCATCGGATACCTCGAAGATTACGCCAAGCATTTTAAGATTGATCCAAGATTCAATGAGTCGGTCCAGTCCGCGACGTACGATGAAACGTGCGGCATGTGGCGTGTGAAGACGGTGAAGAGGAATGATTCGAGGGTCGAGTACATATGCAGGTGGCTTGTGGTGGCTTCTGGAGAGAATGCGGAGACAGTTGTGCCGGAGTTCGAAGGATTTGAAGAGTTCCAAGGGAATGTGATCCACGCTTCTGATTATAAAACGGGGGATGTTTACAGGGGAAAGCGTGTTTTGGTTGTTGGCTGTGGCAATTCTGGGATGGAAATTTGCCTTGATCTTTGCCATCATAATGCAATTCCATTCATGGTGGTTCGCAGTCCT gtccATGTGTTGCCAAGGGAAATCTTGGGAAAATCAACCTTTGAGTTGGCAGTTACATTATCAAAATGGATGCCACTTTGGATTGTGGATAAAATACTGCTGTCAGCAGCAACATTGATTCTTGGGAGCACACAAAAGTATGGCCTAAACAGGCCAAGTTTGGGCCCTTTGCAGCTCAAGAACAGCGAAGGCAAAACACCAGTTCTGGATACAGGCACACTTTCAAGAATTAAATCTGGTGATATCAAAATAGTTCCTGGGATCAACAAGTTTTTGCATGGAGGAGGAGGAGTTGAGCTTGTCAATGGTGAAGTTCTCGAAATCGACACGGTTATTTTGGCCACCGGGTATACTAGCAATGTTCCATCATGGTTAAAG GAGAATGAACTATTTTCTGGAGACGGATTCCCAAATGGATGGAAAGGAAAATCCGGACTTTACGCGGTCGGATTCTCTAGAAAAGGTATATCTGGTGCTGCGATAGACGCGATCAAAGTAGCTCAAGATATCAACAAAATGTGGAGGAAAGAAACGAAGCAAAAAAACCATTCGATTGGCGTCTCGTGCCACCAAAGATGTTAG